Proteins from a single region of Symphalangus syndactylus isolate Jambi chromosome 12, NHGRI_mSymSyn1-v2.1_pri, whole genome shotgun sequence:
- the LOC134733928 gene encoding G patch domain-containing protein 4 isoform X1, with protein MFPRRGPRNEEVKSRGMKFAEEQLLKHGWTQGKGLGRKENGITQALRVTLKQDTHGVGHDPAKEFTNHWWNELFNKTAANLVVETGQDEVQIRSLSKETTRYNHPKPNLLYQKFVKMATLTSGGEKPHKDLESCSDDDNQGPKSPKILTDEMLLQACEGRTAHKAARLGITMKAKLARLEAQEQAFLARLKGQDPGAPQPQSESKPPQKNKKKRKQQEEEEATASERNDADEKHPEHAEQNIRKSKKKKRRHQEGRVSDEREGTTKGNEEEDAAGTSGLGELNSREQTNQSLRKGKKKNRWHHEEENMGVLEEGGKGKEAAGSVRTEEVESRAYADPCSRRTKRQQQEEDDLNLEDGGEETVLGGGTREAESRACSDGRSRKSKKKIQQHQEEDILDVRDEKDGGAREAESRAHTSSSSRGKRKRQQHPKKERAGVSTGQKAKKKKQKKRD; from the exons ATGTTTCCGCGGAGAGGACCCCGCAATGAAG AGGTCAAGAGTCGTGGGATGAAGTTTGCTGAGGAGCAGCTGCTAAAGCATGGATGGACTCAAG GTAAAGGCCTGGGCCGGAAGGAGAATGGTATCACCCAGGCTCTCAGGGTGACACTGAAGCAAGACACTCATGGG GTGGGACATGACCCTGCCAAGGAGTTCACAAACCACTGGTGGAATGAGCTCTTCAACAAGACTGCGGCCAACTTGGTAGTGGAAACTGGGCAG GATGAAGTACAGATAAGGAGCCTTTCTAAGGAGACCACCCGTTATAATCATCCCAAGCCCAACTTGCTGTATCAGAAGTTTGTGAAG ATGGCTACGTTGACTTCAGGTGGAGAGAAGCCACACAAAGACTTGGAGAGCTGCAGTGATGACGACAACCAGGGGCCCAAGTCCCCAAAGAT TCTGACTGATGAGATGCTGCTCCAAGCCTGTGAGGGGCGAACAGCACACAA GGCTGCCCGTCTCGGGATCACGATGAAGGCCAAGCTTGCTCGCCTAGAGGCCCAGGAGCAGGCCTTCCTGGCTCGTCTCAAAGGCCAGGACCCTGGGGCCCCTCAACCGCAGTCAGAGAGCaagcccccccaaaaaaacaaaaagaaaaggaagcagcaAGAGGAGGAAGAAGCTACAGCATCTGAAAGGAATGATGCAGATGAGAAGCACCCAGAACATGCTGAGCAGAACATCAGAAAaagcaagaagaagaaaaggcgACATCAAGAAGGAAGGGTCTCAGATGAAAGAGAGGGTACAACTAAAGGGAATGAGGAGGAGGATGCTGCAGGAACAAGTGGGCTTGGGGAATTGAATAGCAGAGAGCAAACCAATCAGTCCctcaggaaagggaagaaaaagaacaggtGGCACCATGAAGAGGAGAATATGGGGGTcttggaggaaggaggaaaaggcaaGGAGGCTGCAGGCAGTGTCAGGACAGAGGAGGTAGAGAGCAGGGCGTATGCTGACCCATGCAGCCGAAGAACGAAGAGGCAGCAACAGGAGGAGGACGACTTGAACCTAGAAGATGGAGGTGAGGAAACTGTTTTAGGTGGtggaaccagggaagcagagagcagagcatgcagtgatggaagaagcaggaaaagcaagaagaaaatacaGCAGCATCAGGAGGAGGACATCTTGGATGTAAGGGATGAGAAGGATGGCGGGGCTagggaagcagagagcagagcaCACACTAGCTCAAGCAGCAGAGGTAAGAGGAAGAGGCAGCAGCATCCCAAGAAGGAAAGAGCTGGAGTCAGCACTGGCCAGAAAgccaaaaagaagaaacagaagaagagAGACTAA
- the NAXE gene encoding NAD(P)H-hydrate epimerase isoform X1, with product MSGLRALLGLGLLVAGSRLPRIKSQTIACRSGPTWWGPQRLNSGGRWESEVMASTAVKYLSQEEAQAVDQELFNEYQFSVDQLMELAGLSCATAIAKAYPPTSMSRSPPTVLVICGPGNNGGDGLVCARHLKLFGYEPTIYYPKRPNKPLFTALVTQCQKMNIPFLGEMPSEPMMIDELYELVVDAIFGFSFKGDVREPFYSILSVLKGLTVPIASIDIPSGWDVEKGNSGGIQPDLLISLTAPKKSAAQFTGRYHYLGGRFVPPALEKKYQLNLPPYPDTECVYRLQ from the exons ATGTCCGGGCTGCGGGCGCTGCTGGGCCTCGGGCTGCTGGTTGCGGGCTCGCGCCTGCCGCGGATCAAAAGCCAGACTATCGCCTGCCGCTCGGGACCCACCTGGTGGGGACCGCAGAGGCTGAACTCGGGTGGCCGCTGGGAGTCAGAGGTCATGGCGAGCACAGCGGTGAAATACCTGAG CCAGGAGGAGGCCCAGGCCGTGGACCAGGAGCTATTTAACGAATACCAGTTCAGCGTGGACCAACTTATGGAGCTGGCCGGGCTGAGCTGTGCTACAGCCATCGCCAAG GCATATCCCCCCACGTCCATGTCCAGGAGCCCCCCTACAGTCCTGGTCATCTGTGGCCCGGGGAATAATGGAGGAGATGGCCTGGTCTGTGCTCGACACCTCAAACTCTTT GGCTACGAGCCAACCATCTATTACCCCAAAAGACCTAACAAGCCCCTCTTCACTGCATTGGTGACCCAGTGTCAGAAAATGAACATCCCTTTCCTTGGGGAAATGCCCTCAGAG CCCATGATGATTGATGAACTGTATGAGCTGGTGGTGGATGCCATCTTTGGCTTCAGCTTCAAGGGCGATGTTCGGGAACCGTTCTACAGCATCCTGAGTGTCCTGAAGGGACTCACTGTGCCCATTGCCAGCATCGACATTCCCTCAG GATGGGACGTGGAGAAGGGAAACTCTGGAGGGATCCAGCCAGACTTGCTCATCTCCCTCACAGCCCCCAAAAAATCTGCAGCCCAGTTTACTGGTCGCTACCATTACCTGGGGGGTCGTTTTGTGCCACCTGCTCTGGAAAAGAAGTACCAGCTGAACCTGCCACCCTACCCTGACACCGAGTGTGTCTATCGTCTGCAGTGA
- the LOC134733928 gene encoding G patch domain-containing protein 4 isoform X2, giving the protein MNVTPEVKSRGMKFAEEQLLKHGWTQGKGLGRKENGITQALRVTLKQDTHGVGHDPAKEFTNHWWNELFNKTAANLVVETGQDEVQIRSLSKETTRYNHPKPNLLYQKFVKMATLTSGGEKPHKDLESCSDDDNQGPKSPKILTDEMLLQACEGRTAHKAARLGITMKAKLARLEAQEQAFLARLKGQDPGAPQPQSESKPPQKNKKKRKQQEEEEATASERNDADEKHPEHAEQNIRKSKKKKRRHQEGRVSDEREGTTKGNEEEDAAGTSGLGELNSREQTNQSLRKGKKKNRWHHEEENMGVLEEGGKGKEAAGSVRTEEVESRAYADPCSRRTKRQQQEEDDLNLEDGGEETVLGGGTREAESRACSDGRSRKSKKKIQQHQEEDILDVRDEKDGGAREAESRAHTSSSSRGKRKRQQHPKKERAGVSTGQKAKKKKQKKRD; this is encoded by the exons ATGAATGTCACTCCAGAGGTCAAGAGTCGTGGGATGAAGTTTGCTGAGGAGCAGCTGCTAAAGCATGGATGGACTCAAG GTAAAGGCCTGGGCCGGAAGGAGAATGGTATCACCCAGGCTCTCAGGGTGACACTGAAGCAAGACACTCATGGG GTGGGACATGACCCTGCCAAGGAGTTCACAAACCACTGGTGGAATGAGCTCTTCAACAAGACTGCGGCCAACTTGGTAGTGGAAACTGGGCAG GATGAAGTACAGATAAGGAGCCTTTCTAAGGAGACCACCCGTTATAATCATCCCAAGCCCAACTTGCTGTATCAGAAGTTTGTGAAG ATGGCTACGTTGACTTCAGGTGGAGAGAAGCCACACAAAGACTTGGAGAGCTGCAGTGATGACGACAACCAGGGGCCCAAGTCCCCAAAGAT TCTGACTGATGAGATGCTGCTCCAAGCCTGTGAGGGGCGAACAGCACACAA GGCTGCCCGTCTCGGGATCACGATGAAGGCCAAGCTTGCTCGCCTAGAGGCCCAGGAGCAGGCCTTCCTGGCTCGTCTCAAAGGCCAGGACCCTGGGGCCCCTCAACCGCAGTCAGAGAGCaagcccccccaaaaaaacaaaaagaaaaggaagcagcaAGAGGAGGAAGAAGCTACAGCATCTGAAAGGAATGATGCAGATGAGAAGCACCCAGAACATGCTGAGCAGAACATCAGAAAaagcaagaagaagaaaaggcgACATCAAGAAGGAAGGGTCTCAGATGAAAGAGAGGGTACAACTAAAGGGAATGAGGAGGAGGATGCTGCAGGAACAAGTGGGCTTGGGGAATTGAATAGCAGAGAGCAAACCAATCAGTCCctcaggaaagggaagaaaaagaacaggtGGCACCATGAAGAGGAGAATATGGGGGTcttggaggaaggaggaaaaggcaaGGAGGCTGCAGGCAGTGTCAGGACAGAGGAGGTAGAGAGCAGGGCGTATGCTGACCCATGCAGCCGAAGAACGAAGAGGCAGCAACAGGAGGAGGACGACTTGAACCTAGAAGATGGAGGTGAGGAAACTGTTTTAGGTGGtggaaccagggaagcagagagcagagcatgcagtgatggaagaagcaggaaaagcaagaagaaaatacaGCAGCATCAGGAGGAGGACATCTTGGATGTAAGGGATGAGAAGGATGGCGGGGCTagggaagcagagagcagagcaCACACTAGCTCAAGCAGCAGAGGTAAGAGGAAGAGGCAGCAGCATCCCAAGAAGGAAAGAGCTGGAGTCAGCACTGGCCAGAAAgccaaaaagaagaaacagaagaagagAGACTAA
- the LOC134733928 gene encoding G patch domain-containing protein 4 isoform X3 — protein MNVTPEVKSRGMKFAEEQLLKHGWTQGKGLGRKENGITQALRVTLKQDTHGVGHDPAKEFTNHWWNELFNKTAANLVVETGQMATLTSGGEKPHKDLESCSDDDNQGPKSPKILTDEMLLQACEGRTAHKAARLGITMKAKLARLEAQEQAFLARLKGQDPGAPQPQSESKPPQKNKKKRKQQEEEEATASERNDADEKHPEHAEQNIRKSKKKKRRHQEGRVSDEREGTTKGNEEEDAAGTSGLGELNSREQTNQSLRKGKKKNRWHHEEENMGVLEEGGKGKEAAGSVRTEEVESRAYADPCSRRTKRQQQEEDDLNLEDGGEETVLGGGTREAESRACSDGRSRKSKKKIQQHQEEDILDVRDEKDGGAREAESRAHTSSSSRGKRKRQQHPKKERAGVSTGQKAKKKKQKKRD, from the exons ATGAATGTCACTCCAGAGGTCAAGAGTCGTGGGATGAAGTTTGCTGAGGAGCAGCTGCTAAAGCATGGATGGACTCAAG GTAAAGGCCTGGGCCGGAAGGAGAATGGTATCACCCAGGCTCTCAGGGTGACACTGAAGCAAGACACTCATGGG GTGGGACATGACCCTGCCAAGGAGTTCACAAACCACTGGTGGAATGAGCTCTTCAACAAGACTGCGGCCAACTTGGTAGTGGAAACTGGGCAG ATGGCTACGTTGACTTCAGGTGGAGAGAAGCCACACAAAGACTTGGAGAGCTGCAGTGATGACGACAACCAGGGGCCCAAGTCCCCAAAGAT TCTGACTGATGAGATGCTGCTCCAAGCCTGTGAGGGGCGAACAGCACACAA GGCTGCCCGTCTCGGGATCACGATGAAGGCCAAGCTTGCTCGCCTAGAGGCCCAGGAGCAGGCCTTCCTGGCTCGTCTCAAAGGCCAGGACCCTGGGGCCCCTCAACCGCAGTCAGAGAGCaagcccccccaaaaaaacaaaaagaaaaggaagcagcaAGAGGAGGAAGAAGCTACAGCATCTGAAAGGAATGATGCAGATGAGAAGCACCCAGAACATGCTGAGCAGAACATCAGAAAaagcaagaagaagaaaaggcgACATCAAGAAGGAAGGGTCTCAGATGAAAGAGAGGGTACAACTAAAGGGAATGAGGAGGAGGATGCTGCAGGAACAAGTGGGCTTGGGGAATTGAATAGCAGAGAGCAAACCAATCAGTCCctcaggaaagggaagaaaaagaacaggtGGCACCATGAAGAGGAGAATATGGGGGTcttggaggaaggaggaaaaggcaaGGAGGCTGCAGGCAGTGTCAGGACAGAGGAGGTAGAGAGCAGGGCGTATGCTGACCCATGCAGCCGAAGAACGAAGAGGCAGCAACAGGAGGAGGACGACTTGAACCTAGAAGATGGAGGTGAGGAAACTGTTTTAGGTGGtggaaccagggaagcagagagcagagcatgcagtgatggaagaagcaggaaaagcaagaagaaaatacaGCAGCATCAGGAGGAGGACATCTTGGATGTAAGGGATGAGAAGGATGGCGGGGCTagggaagcagagagcagagcaCACACTAGCTCAAGCAGCAGAGGTAAGAGGAAGAGGCAGCAGCATCCCAAGAAGGAAAGAGCTGGAGTCAGCACTGGCCAGAAAgccaaaaagaagaaacagaagaagagAGACTAA
- the LOC134733928 gene encoding G patch domain-containing protein 4 isoform X4 has protein sequence MDGLKVGHDPAKEFTNHWWNELFNKTAANLVVETGQDEVQIRSLSKETTRYNHPKPNLLYQKFVKMATLTSGGEKPHKDLESCSDDDNQGPKSPKILTDEMLLQACEGRTAHKAARLGITMKAKLARLEAQEQAFLARLKGQDPGAPQPQSESKPPQKNKKKRKQQEEEEATASERNDADEKHPEHAEQNIRKSKKKKRRHQEGRVSDEREGTTKGNEEEDAAGTSGLGELNSREQTNQSLRKGKKKNRWHHEEENMGVLEEGGKGKEAAGSVRTEEVESRAYADPCSRRTKRQQQEEDDLNLEDGGEETVLGGGTREAESRACSDGRSRKSKKKIQQHQEEDILDVRDEKDGGAREAESRAHTSSSSRGKRKRQQHPKKERAGVSTGQKAKKKKQKKRD, from the exons ATGGATGGACTCAAG GTGGGACATGACCCTGCCAAGGAGTTCACAAACCACTGGTGGAATGAGCTCTTCAACAAGACTGCGGCCAACTTGGTAGTGGAAACTGGGCAG GATGAAGTACAGATAAGGAGCCTTTCTAAGGAGACCACCCGTTATAATCATCCCAAGCCCAACTTGCTGTATCAGAAGTTTGTGAAG ATGGCTACGTTGACTTCAGGTGGAGAGAAGCCACACAAAGACTTGGAGAGCTGCAGTGATGACGACAACCAGGGGCCCAAGTCCCCAAAGAT TCTGACTGATGAGATGCTGCTCCAAGCCTGTGAGGGGCGAACAGCACACAA GGCTGCCCGTCTCGGGATCACGATGAAGGCCAAGCTTGCTCGCCTAGAGGCCCAGGAGCAGGCCTTCCTGGCTCGTCTCAAAGGCCAGGACCCTGGGGCCCCTCAACCGCAGTCAGAGAGCaagcccccccaaaaaaacaaaaagaaaaggaagcagcaAGAGGAGGAAGAAGCTACAGCATCTGAAAGGAATGATGCAGATGAGAAGCACCCAGAACATGCTGAGCAGAACATCAGAAAaagcaagaagaagaaaaggcgACATCAAGAAGGAAGGGTCTCAGATGAAAGAGAGGGTACAACTAAAGGGAATGAGGAGGAGGATGCTGCAGGAACAAGTGGGCTTGGGGAATTGAATAGCAGAGAGCAAACCAATCAGTCCctcaggaaagggaagaaaaagaacaggtGGCACCATGAAGAGGAGAATATGGGGGTcttggaggaaggaggaaaaggcaaGGAGGCTGCAGGCAGTGTCAGGACAGAGGAGGTAGAGAGCAGGGCGTATGCTGACCCATGCAGCCGAAGAACGAAGAGGCAGCAACAGGAGGAGGACGACTTGAACCTAGAAGATGGAGGTGAGGAAACTGTTTTAGGTGGtggaaccagggaagcagagagcagagcatgcagtgatggaagaagcaggaaaagcaagaagaaaatacaGCAGCATCAGGAGGAGGACATCTTGGATGTAAGGGATGAGAAGGATGGCGGGGCTagggaagcagagagcagagcaCACACTAGCTCAAGCAGCAGAGGTAAGAGGAAGAGGCAGCAGCATCCCAAGAAGGAAAGAGCTGGAGTCAGCACTGGCCAGAAAgccaaaaagaagaaacagaagaagagAGACTAA
- the NAXE gene encoding NAD(P)H-hydrate epimerase isoform X2, producing the protein MELAGLSCATAIAKAYPPTSMSRSPPTVLVICGPGNNGGDGLVCARHLKLFGYEPTIYYPKRPNKPLFTALVTQCQKMNIPFLGEMPSEPMMIDELYELVVDAIFGFSFKGDVREPFYSILSVLKGLTVPIASIDIPSGWDVEKGNSGGIQPDLLISLTAPKKSAAQFTGRYHYLGGRFVPPALEKKYQLNLPPYPDTECVYRLQ; encoded by the exons ATGGAGCTGGCCGGGCTGAGCTGTGCTACAGCCATCGCCAAG GCATATCCCCCCACGTCCATGTCCAGGAGCCCCCCTACAGTCCTGGTCATCTGTGGCCCGGGGAATAATGGAGGAGATGGCCTGGTCTGTGCTCGACACCTCAAACTCTTT GGCTACGAGCCAACCATCTATTACCCCAAAAGACCTAACAAGCCCCTCTTCACTGCATTGGTGACCCAGTGTCAGAAAATGAACATCCCTTTCCTTGGGGAAATGCCCTCAGAG CCCATGATGATTGATGAACTGTATGAGCTGGTGGTGGATGCCATCTTTGGCTTCAGCTTCAAGGGCGATGTTCGGGAACCGTTCTACAGCATCCTGAGTGTCCTGAAGGGACTCACTGTGCCCATTGCCAGCATCGACATTCCCTCAG GATGGGACGTGGAGAAGGGAAACTCTGGAGGGATCCAGCCAGACTTGCTCATCTCCCTCACAGCCCCCAAAAAATCTGCAGCCCAGTTTACTGGTCGCTACCATTACCTGGGGGGTCGTTTTGTGCCACCTGCTCTGGAAAAGAAGTACCAGCTGAACCTGCCACCCTACCCTGACACCGAGTGTGTCTATCGTCTGCAGTGA